tgcattataaattctgaatatatgtagtgattaccattgtcccatgtctgccaaacattttgagtggtcaaatatcatctgcagcctgaaactgaacttttgattgaAAAtgtggattgaatgcacttggcttcataggaaaGGTGTAGGATgcgcccttgctccctatttagtgaatgacttaacctccagtctgtctgtctgcactggtctcggaacagttcgaaatgcaccttacttCCATTCTAACGCCAAATAAAGCCTTTATAagcaaaaacatttcagaatgataatgcatagtaaatataggatttttaATGGAACCTTATGCTATTGTCCACtattgtgtacattgtgtttagcagtgtggcatATCAAGTTATATTAGAggctctaatcttttgactcaaactggtttaaatgtaaaaactgaatacgttttcttaccagatgtagttattttggcatttctcccaaagacaaactccactgcGATcagccatgttgttttgtcacatggtTGTCTGTACAGACAGCCTAGAGTTTACTGAACTCAGATCCGttagtttaaatgaaattaaatatgcattGAGTATACTGAAACCAATAACAAAATCTTCTCTAAGATTTCTTAGAGATTGTGAAAATTAAACAGTTAGTTGAGAAAGACAGACTTGTTGTTTGACCGGTTAATCTTCATGTTAAGTCATAGACTAACACATTTGCTAAGTTAAAGTAACAAGGTAACTGTTTTGCAAGTTAAATGTCATCAATAGTCATTTTTGCCAGATCTCTAGTATGGTGGACCATATGGCCAATTGTTTTCCCCACATTTTTACAGGTTGTCTTGGACATTACATTCTATGAGGAAAATAAGCTTGTAGATCAGGAGTTTCCAGAGGATACTTCACCTTTTAAAATTCAACAGTTACTACAGGACTTGACAGAGCCAGAGGTGTTAGCAGGGCGCCTGGTGCCTGCTCAAGAGGTATTGTATGTCTTTATTTGTAGAAGATCTTTTCtttaaattctattttatttgtttattcagaATAAGGCAAGATTCGCTCTCGCTAGTTAATATTCTTGTTTAAACACCTGTAGTTTAGTGAGGAAAGAAACCATAATTTATTACATTCTTGAATTCAACATAAATGCATATGCAATGCATTGTTTTGCAACTTGCTGTTATGAAAAGTTTTTCTTAGCTATGTGTTATATAAGTGAGTGATCAGTGAGTCATGTTAGAAAAATCAGATGGAAATTCTGCATGATTAGAAAACCTTTGACATGTAATATCTCAGTGGCATGACTTTCTCAACTGACATGAAGTTAAATTGGCTTGGTCTAATAAGAGAACAGTTTATGCCTAAAGAGACTATTTTATCTTGATAACTCTGAGTAACTCTTGTTTGGCTCTCTTGTTGGGATCAGGTGCAGTCTGTGCTGGGCCTGGAACTCTTGGAGTGCCTATATTGGAGACGTGGGGCATTATTATATATGTACTGCCACACACTTCACCAGCGCAAGCAGTGGATCAAGAAGAACAAAGCCACATTCCTTAAGGTTCTTTCCCCAACATCTCACTCCAAAGTGCATATTTTAGTGGCCATGAATTGAGTAAGTGTTCCAATGCTCCATGTCTTCACAGTGTCTTCAAGAGGGTGTGCGTTACCTTATGAGAATGTTGCAAGTGAGGAACTCAGTGAAGCTGAACGATGGTGTGGTTTTTCATGACTCTGCAACCGCCAATTTTCTAGTAGAAGGTACATCTTTGCAAATGTACTTTCTATTTTAAAATGGATAGCTTGAATTcttgagatttttttttgttgttttttttttgagaaatttgGAAACCAAAATGTCTATCCATGCCATCTGATGCCTCAATGTCCACCTCTTTAGTTAtgtctgtaatttaaaaaatttataaattaaaaatgtgaaaGCACAAGAAGATTATGAAGACATTTATGACCTTTCTAAATAGCACAGCTTCTGGGTTGTCAGTATGTATTCCATTTTTAGGTGTATTTTGGAAAGAAGTCCAGCCTTTACACCACACCTGTTGTGGTTGTTTTCATGTATAGCAAGCAATTCACTTTTCAGGATTAGTAGGTTTAAActgcgtttgtttgtttgtttttgcctgaattaacattacataatccatataataataaaatatctgctTCACAACTCTGAAGTATTCATGCCAGAGAACTTGTCGGTCAGTTCTGCCTGGAAGGAAATTCTTGAAAATCAATACATACAGCcctggccaaaagtattggcaatgacatacattttgtgtttgcaaagtttgctgcttcaaaaTTTGTAGATCATTTtgtcacatgtttctatggtataatggaaaacaatgataagcatttcataagttttaaaggcttctgttggcaaaaacattcaatatatgcaaagagtctaTATTTACAGtcttgacccttgttcttcataacctctgcaattcgctctggcatgctggatatcagcttctgggccaaatcctgactgatggcgatccattcttgccttattagtgctcagagttgattaCAGTTTGtcggcttctgcttgtccactcgcctttttgAGGTTCTCTATgagattaagatccggggagttgcctggccacggatccaaaatttctcCGAGCCACTTCGTTATCACTCTTGACTTGTGACATGGtcctccatcatgctggaaaatgcacggatcatcaacaaattgctcctggatctttgggagaagttgctctggCAGGACGTTTTAATACCATTATtaaaaccccacacatggatgatctcaggatgcttcactgttggcacaacacaggactcatggtagcgttcaccttttcttttccggactatcgattttccagttATCCCAAACAGTCGgtaggggcttcatcagagaaaataactttgcaccagtcttctgctgtcctgatttttcttggagagaagtggcttctttactgtccttcttgacaccaggccattatcctaaagtcttcgcctcactgtgcatgcagatgcactcacaccaacaagctctgcactggtggtgacacgtctccttgaagttcttgatgatcctgtaaatggttctttcaggtgcaatattctttgcagcaatttccttgcatgtgaggccattttgatgcaaagcgatgatggctgcatgtctttctttagaggtaaccattgctaacaagaacacaatgattggaagcgcttattccctccttttatagcaatcaatctgctcttataatccaatcagaatgaaagtgatttcacctgactagtactcgttcacactttcccaggtgctgctgatatgattagtgaaatggtGTTAGcgggtcattttgtgccagggccaaaaaaactgtgaaatttggggtttTTTGACAGTTCATTTTTttgggccaattaagctttttgcaattatttcaaatgcatctgatcactctgcacaataatctagaaacaatgtgaatcaacaccacaacaactgaagcagaaaactaagacacaaacaaacacaatttatgtcactgccaatacttttggccacggctgtacatccATTATTGTGAAGTCAATGggcaatatattattatataatatattagatgCTTGGAAAAAAGTTTTTAACTTAACAATTCATCTTCTGTTTGAAATTGTTCATATTCATGTTTTAGagcaattgtttttatataaccaaaataaaatattaggtgtgtgtgcatttatattCTTGTCAAAACTGacgaattcaaataaaaatatatttgtattcccTTTTTCCCCATTAGGTATCTTTTCCGATACTCACTTACTTACTATGATGTACATTGGTGAGATGTGTTTCTGGGCAGTGAAATATGAGGACTGCAGCATGGACACCACAGAGCGCAAAGAGGACAGGCTTCATTTCCGGGATATTGGCACACAAATCCTTCATAAGTACGTGCTGGCTTGCGAGGGGCCACTTCAGGGTCAGGGCTGGAACACAGAGAATGCCAAGGAGATTCTTAGTATTTTACAGTAAACGTGGAGAGAGCTTTAAAGAGAGGAGgttcacaaaatataatttttctgaaGCTAgcaaaaaaaagtaaacaaacaaaaaaagattaaaaagaaatactgaaaacaaaaaaggcacttaTCTTCCGGTCCAGACTTGTTTTCTGGATGTGTGGTTTCACCGAGGATGTGGAATAATACTTctaatgtaaaatataaacaaataactaTTTGTTTAAGGAAAATATTCCGGCTGAGAAACATCAcgcaactttttatttattttaattttaatttatttatttttaattacatttatatatgttcAAATAAATGGTACAAAGGAGCGTAGAATGCAAATATATGTTGCATATTAAAGTATTCATGACCATTTTTAAGCATGGACCTTTTTCTTTTAATAACATCTTTGTATATTACACCTTCTGCTCACTTATTAAAAGTTGCATCTTTATTCTTTTTGTTGAAAGGATGTACTGTTCAGAGATGGGAATTTCGATATTTTGATAATATACTTTTAAAAAGCTAAACTTTTTGgtcatattcttttttttttgtttttatgtcttcatcaaaaataaattttgagttAAGAAATGTTGAAATATGAATGTGTGAGTGCTCATTTTTAATCGTGTCCCAAGGCCCTTGTAATTATCAAAAAGTCAGAACGTTAACCCTTTCTCTAGAAGTCATTTTACACCACTATTGCCCATCTTTAAAAAATTTGCATAATAAAACAACATTAGTTCAGACTTAATTGATGTATCACGGTGCACTATGTGATTTAAATTGAAAAGTGGAAATTCTATACTGATTATGTAACTTCATTACCCAATATTAATTAGGAAATGCTTATGAATTTTACAAGCAATCTTGTGGTGCTGGCATAACATTCACAAGGCTAGATCTTTTTTACATGCCTAACAATATACTTAAACGTAATTTAAAATTTACATTACTATTGGTTTGTAATAAGATGGCCAAACTGTATGTGCTTTTGTAATAAATAGTGGTAGCTTTCTGAGACCCAGTCACGTCAGATTGAATAAAGTTAAAGTGGGGTCTACGCTATGCCAATCAGTCATTTTCGATGTGAAGGGGATAGAATATTCAGCGTAAAAACAGAAATATATGACCAAGTGTTCTGTTGTGTCTTGTCTTTGATATAATTGCATTTGTAGCATACTGTACTTACTGTATATGCACTTGCTTTAGTTTGACGGCCAAACTGGACAAAACGTCACCTCATGCAGGCATGAATTTGCACACCATGGTCAGGGTTGACTGTAAGCATATTGTGGAATAGTTGCAAAATCTCACCGTTCAACACAAGtggttaaaaaatgctaaaattgaACAAGTaattaactttatatatatatatatatatatatatatatatatatatatatatatatatatatacactcacctaaatgattattaggaacacctgttcaatttctcattaatgcaattatctaatcaaccaatcacatggcagttgcttcaatgcatttaggggtgtggtcctggtcaagacaatctcctgaactccaaactgaatgtcagaatgggaaagaaaggtgatttaagcaattttgagcgtggcatggttgttggtgccagacgggcggtctgagtatttcacaatctgctcagttactgggattttcacgcacaaccatttctagggtttacaaagaatggtgtgaaaagggaaaaacatccagtatgcggcagtcctgtggg
This window of the Xyrauchen texanus isolate HMW12.3.18 chromosome 27, RBS_HiC_50CHRs, whole genome shotgun sequence genome carries:
- the LOC127621139 gene encoding RAB7A-interacting MON1-CCZ1 complex subunit 1, encoding MADDYRRSVELERRIFELDNKCATLRTEKPDDDYLQNASSILDKLKNFYRHGGESSSLPKLLQDFTQVVLDITFYEENKLVDQEFPEDTSPFKIQQLLQDLTEPEVLAGRLVPAQEVQSVLGLELLECLYWRRGALLYMYCHTLHQRKQWIKKNKATFLKCLQEGVRYLMRMLQVRNSVKLNDGVVFHDSATANFLVEGIFSDTHLLTMMYIGEMCFWAVKYEDCSMDTTERKEDRLHFRDIGTQILHKYVLACEGPLQGQGWNTENAKEILSILQ